A stretch of DNA from Brevibacterium ihuae:
GCGGTCGATCCGCAGATCCTCGTGCTCGACGAGCCGACCACCCTCCTCGACCTGCGCAACCGCGAGCTCCTCCGCGGCACCCTGCGCGGACTCGTCGCCCGGCGCGGCATGCGGCTCGTCGTGTCCACGCACGACCTCGAGGTCGCCGCCGACGCCGCGCGCACCGTGCTCATCGCCGACGGCCGGATCGCCGCCGACGGTCCGCCGGCCGAGGTCATCGCCGAGTACCGCCGGCGGGCCGCCGACGACCGCGAGGTGCGGCCGTGAGGCGCCGGCAGCAGTTCCTCGGCCGCTATCTGCCCGGTGACGGGTGGCTGCACCGCACCCCGGCCGGAGCGAAGTTCGCCGGTCTCGCCGTGCTCAGCCTCGTCGTGCTCCTCGTGCGCAGCCCGGGGGTGAGCCTCACCGCGCTCGGACTCGTGGTGCTGCTCGGAGCGAGTGCACGGATCCAGCTGCGCGAGCTCGTGTCGCCGGTGCGACGGGTCTGGCTCATCATCGCGTTCATCGTCGTGTTCCATCTCGTGTTCTCCGACCCGTGGTCGGCGCTCAGGGTGGTGTCGACGATCCTCGCCTGCATCCTCGCCGCGGGCCTCCTCATGCTCACCACCCCGGTGACAGGACTGCTCGCGGTGTTCTCCGCGCTCGCCCGGCGGCTCCGGCTGGTCGGCATCGATCCCGACCGGGTCGCGCTCACCGCCGCGCTCATGGTCCGCAGCCTGCCCTACCTCGCGGACCTCACCGCGGTGACCGGGGACTCAGCCCGCGCCCGCGGGCTCGAGCGGAACCTCCGCGCCCGGACGGTGCCGGTCATCCTCGGCGCGGTGAAGTACGCCACCGACACCGGCCGCGCCCTCGACGCCCGCGGCCTCGGCGACCCGGACGCGCTGCGGCCCTGACCGGAAGCGGCAGATCGCGCAGGCGCGGGGCCTCACTCAGCCCACGCGCTCCTGGGCCCAGCGGGGCGCGCCGGAGTACGAGCGGCCGATGACCTGCGGTGCCGGGTTCTCGATCGCGTGCGCGTAGTGACCGACGAGCTGGGAGCACACGCTCTTCCACGTCCGGCCGAGGACGGTCGCCCGTGCCGTGGCGCCGAACGCGAGCCGCTTCGACTCGTCGCCGGTGAGGTCGCGCACGTGGTCGCGCATCGCGGCGAGGTCGCCGGGACGGTAGAGCCAGCCGGTGCGCGAGGAGTCGACGAGGTCGAGCGGACCGCCGCGGGCCGGCGCGATGACGGGCACGGCCGAGGCCATTGCCTCCTGGATCGTCTGGCAGAAGGTCTCGAGCTCACCGGGGGAGACCATGACGTCGAAGCCGGCGACGGCCTGGGCGAGCGCGTCCCCGCCGAGGAAGCCGGTGAAGTGCGCCGCGGGCAGGAGCTGCTCGAGGCGGCGGCGCTGCGGACCCTCGCCGACGATCACGAGACGGATGCCGGGCAGACCGGCGAGCGCCCGGAGGTCCTCGACCTGCTTCTCCGCCGCGAGCCGGCCGACGAAGCCGACGATCCTCTCGCCGTGCGGTGCGATCCGCCTGCGCCACTCCTCCGAGCGGCGGGTCGGATCGAAACGGGTGGAGTCCACGCCGCGCGCCCACAGGCGGACGTCGGCGACTCCCTGGGCCTCGAGCTGCGCTACGGTGTAGGTCGACGGTGCCAGGGTGAGGGACGAGTGTTGGTGGATGTTGCGGACGTGGCTCCACAGCATCGCCTCGATCCCGCGCATGCCGTAGCGCGCGGCGTACGCCGGCACCTCGGTCTGGTACACCGCGACCGACGGCAGCCCGAGGTCCTGGCAGGCGAGCGCGGCGCGCCAGCCGAGGACGAAGGGCGAGGCGAGGTGGACGACGTCGGGATCGAAGTCCTCGAGGAGCCTGCGGATCCGCGCGACCCCGCCCGGGGCCACCCGGACCTTGCGGTACTTCGGCATCGCGAAGGACGGCACGCGTACCACCCGGGCTCCGGCGACCTCGTGCGGGCGGTCGTGGCGGGACCCGGGGGAGATGACGAGGACCTCGTCCCCGCGCTCGGCGAGGTGGTCGAGGACCCGCAGGAGGCTGTGGGTGACGCCGTTCATCTGCGGCAGGAACGATTCGGCTGCGATTGCGACTCTCACGCTCCCCGACTCTCGCAGGCGCCGGTGACCGGCAGCGTCCCCGCGGGTGACGCGTCGACCAATCCGAGACGACATCCTGGGGCCGAACCGACCTCCAGGTGGCCGGCGCGTGCTGCGCAGATGGCCGGATGTCCTCCCCGTGCTGCCCGAACGACGTCCGGGAGGACAGGGAGTGAACCGGGGGTAAACTGGCGCTCGGCGGAGCAGAACGACCGGTCCGCCCGGGTCCGCAGGGTGACGACCGTGCGGCACCCGTCGAGCACGACCATGAGGAAGCACTGCAGTGGATTGGGTGATGATCACGGTCGCCGTCGCGGGCCTCGCGGCGGCGGGCTCGGTGCTGGTGCGGCTGCTGCTGCGGTACAACCAGCTCAGCCTCGCGGCCGACCTGTGCGCCGAGGGGCGCCGTCAGCTCACCGCCGACATCGCCGACCGGCACCTCCTCATCCCGCCCTTCGTCGAGGCGACCCGCTCGCGCTTCGGTGACGTCCCCGCACTCGACGAGCTCGCCGCCGCGTTCGCGACCGCCCGCCGCAGCCTCGACGCCGGCGAGTGCGACCGGATCGGTGCCGCCGAGGAAGCCCTCACCGAGGCCACCGCCGGGCTGGCCGCAGCCGTGCACGGCGAGCTCCGCGGCGCCGCGGTCCCGCCCCCGGGTTCGCAGGAGGAGTCCGTGACGGAGACCCTGCGCTACCTCTACAGCCAGATCATCGCGATCGAGGGCAGGATCGCCGCCGCCGCCCGCTACTACAATCGCAACGTGGACCGCTTTCACGAACGCCGCGCCCTCCCGCTGTCCGCCCCGCTCCGCGGCTTCTTCAGCCCCTGCGAGCCCATCCGCTACTCCGACCTCACCCTCGACCCGCTCGACTCCTCCGAGGACGCGCTGCGGGTGATCGACGAGGACTACCGGCCCGGTCGGCTCAGCGAGGAGCTGTGACCCGGTTCCGGGTCGAGCTCGGGTACCGCGGCACCGGATTCCACGGCTGGGCGACCCAGCCGGGCCTGCGCACGGTGCAGGGCAGCCTCGAGGCTGCGCTCGCCACCGTCTGCGGGGAGCCCGTCCGCACCGTCGTCGCCGGGCGCACCGATGCCGGGGTCCACGCCCGCCGCCAGACCGTCCACCTCGACCTCACGGACCCCGCGCTCGTGCGCCTCCGGGGCCGCTCCGACCGGCCCACCGGGGTCGCGCTCGCCAGCCGGCTGCGCGGCGCGCTGCGACACCTCGACTGCCCCGACATCGTCGTCCACACCGCGGCCGAGGTGCCCGCCGACTTCGATGCCCGGTTCGCCGCGACCTGGCGCGCCTACACCTACCGGCTGGCCGACGACCGCTCCTTCCACGACCCGCTCGCACTCGACACCACCGTCGCCCATCGCGGCACCCTCGACGAGGCCGCGATGGCCCGGGCGGCCGCGGAGCTGCTCGGCCTCCACGACTTCCTCCCGTTCTGCCGGCCGCGCCCGGACGCGACGACGGTGCGCACGCTCCTCGCCCTCGACCTGGCGCGCGACTCGGACGGGGTGATCGTCATCGGCCTGCGCGCCGACGCGTTCTGCCACCACATGGTGCGCGCGCTCGTCGGAGGGCTCGTCAAGGTCGGCTCCGGGTCCTGGCCGGAGACCCGGCCGGCGGAGCTCCTCGCGCGTGCCGATGCCGGGCAGACCGACCTCGGCCCGATGTTCGTCATGCCCCCGCACGGCCTCGTCCTCGAGGAGGTCGGCTACCCGCCGGCCGAGGAATGGGCCGCCCGGACCGAACGCACCCGCGCGCGTCGCACCTGAGACGCCGCCCGCCGACATCTCGACACTGCGTGTTTCATGTGCAATTCATGTTCATCTCCCGGATTCTTCGTCCGTTTTCGGGCAGAGTGGATGCAGACCTGACGTTCGTTCGCCCGTGTGCCACCGCGCGGGCCGGATACCGGAAGCAGACACCACATGACCAGACGCATCACCGCTCGGCTCGCGGTCGGCACCGCCGCGGCCGCCGGCCTCGTCCTGCCGCTCGGAGCAGTCCCCGTGCTCGCAGAGGCACCCGCCGGCACGCAGATCCAGCTCCTCGGCATCACCGATTTCCACGGCCGCCTCGACAGCACCGGCGCGAACGTCGCCTCGGTCGTCGAGCGCGAGCGGGCCGCCCACGCGGACATCGGGACCGCGCTGCTGTCGACCGGCGACAACATCGGCGCCTCGACCTACGAGTCGTCCTCCCAGCAGGACACCCCGACGCTCGAGTTCCTCAACGCGATCGGCCTCGACGCGACCGCGACCGGCAACCACGAGTACGACCGCGGGATCGACGACCTCACCGGCCGCGTGAGCGACACCGCGGACTTCCCGCACCTCGCTGCGAACGTCTACACCGAGGGCACGCAGGACGTGGCCCCGGGCCTCGAGTCCCACACGATGCTCGACGTCGAGGGCGTGCGCGTGGCGGTCATCGGCGTCGTCACCGAGGACACCGAGTCCCTCGTCAGCCCCGACGGGATCGCCGGACTCGACTTCGGCGACCCGACCGCCGCCGTCGACCGCGTGGCCGGCGAGCTCGAGGAGCTGCCGGAGGCCGAGCGCCCCGACCTCACCGTCGTGCAGGCGCACCTCGGCCCGAGCGACACCTCGTCCCTCGATGCGGCCGTCGCCTCGAACTCCGAGTTCGGCACGCTCGCCACCGAGGGCCACGAGTCGGTCGACGCGATGTTCTTCGGCCACTCCCACACCGATTTCGCGTTCGAGGCGCCCGTGCCCGGCACCGAGCGCACCCGCCCGCTGCTCCAGTCCGGCTACTACGGCGAGGCGGTCGGACAGCTCGTCCTCACCTCGACCGGGGACGGCACCTGGACCGTCGACACGCAGGAGATCCTGCCCACCGAGGACGTCACCCACGACTCCCCGGTCGTCGATGAGGCCCAGCGGATCATCGACGAGGCCGTCGCGAAGTCGGAGGAGATCGGCTCCGAAGTCGCCGGCACCATCACCGAGGACATCACCCGCGCCTTCACCGACGAGGGCCGTGAGGACCGCGGTGCGGAGTCGACGCTCGGCAACCTCGTCGCCGACGCACTCGCCCAGGGCACCGGGTACTCGCAGCTCGCCCCGGCCGACTTCGGCATCACCAACCCCGGCGGCCTGCGGACCGACCTCAAATGCGACGACCAGTTCGGCAGCGAGGAGCGCTGCGAGGTCACCGTCGGCGAGCTCAACCAAGTGCTGCCCTTCGCCAACGACCACGGCGTCGTGACGCTCACGGGCTCGGACGTCATCGGCCTGTTCGAGGAGCAGTGGCAGCCCGAGGGCGCCTCGCGTCCGTTCCTCCACCTCGGCATCTCCGATGAGCTCGACGTGGTCTACGACTCCGAGGCGGCCCGCGGCGAGCGCGTGCTCTCGGTGCTGGTCGACGGCGAGGAGATCGATCCGAACGCGGAGTACCGCGTCGCGACGCTGAGCTTCCTCGCCGCCGGCGGCGACAACTTCACCTCGTTCGCCAACGGCACCTTCGAGCAGTCGGGACTCACCGACTTCGAGCTGTGGGAGCGCTACTTCAACGAGAACTCACCGATCGGCCCGGACACCGACGAGCGTCAGGCCGACGCCGCGCTCGACATCGTGCACAACGGCACCGCGGAGGTCGGCATCAGCTACTCCGATGACGACTCCGGTGAGTACGTCATCGAGTCGACGAACACCGAGGCTGTCGAAGGGCCGTTCCTCATCACCCTGTCCCTGCCCGAGGGCGTGACCGCCGACTTCGGCGAGCGCGCCGGCGAGCAGCCGAACACCGCGCTCGTCACCGAGCTCCCGGCGGGCGCGGAGATCCCGTTCTCGCTGAGCGGGGGAGAGCCGGGCGAGCACACCTTCACCGCACGGATCACCGCCGACCCGGGGTCGGAGTGGTGGGACGACAACCCGATGCCGCTCGTCCACTCCGCCGAGGCCGCCTACCGGGTGACCGAGGACGACGCCCCCGGTGACGACGACAACGGCGGCGACGACGGGAACGATGACGGCGGGAACGACGACGGGAGCGAGAGCCCGCAGCCGAGCGACCCGGCTCCCGGCCCCGGCGGCGACGACGACCGCGGTGACGGCGGCAACGGCGGCGACGACAGCCGCGGCGGTCAGGACGACGACGGTCGCGACGACCGCGCGGGCGGACCGCTCCCGCGCACCGGCTCCGAGATCGCCGGCGCGCTCGCCGCAGCGCTCGTGCTCCTCATCGCCGGCGCCGCCGCGGTCGTGGCCGTGCGGAGGAGGACCGCGCAGTGATGTGCAGGGGTTGACCCGCATAGGTTGACCCGCAGGAGTCGGCCCGGCCCGGTCCGATCCGGCCCGGTTCGATCCGGCCCCCTCCCGACCCCCTCGGTCGGGTGGGGGCCGGAGTCGTTCGGCGGGGGAGACGCCGCGGTCAGTGCTCGGCCGCGCTCCGGGCGTCCGCTGTGCCCGCACGGCCCTCACCGGCGCGCGCCTCGGCGTCGTGGAGGCTGTCGTGCTCCCCGGCGCCCGCCTCACCGGCACGCACCCCATCGCGCGCGCCCTCGCCTCGTCCGGCCCGCTCCCGGCGGACCGCCTCGGATTCGGCCTGGCCGACGAGGTGGGCGAACGCGGGGATGATGAAGAGGATGCCGACGGCCGGCACGACGATGCCGGAGTCGTTGATCACCGTACCCACCGCCAGGAGCACCGCGAGCGAGGCCATCGCGGCGCGCATCATCGGATACCGCCGGTACAGCCCGGGCAGATGCGGGACGGAGAAGCGGCGCGGGCTGAGGATCAGCCAGAACACCCCGGTGATGATCACCGGGAGCAGGAGGGTCATCCAGCTCTGCGTGAGGATGTCGATGTTCATCCCGATCTTGCGCATGATCACCGCTCCGGCCTCGCCGCTGAGGATCGAGTCGAAGAAGCGCCCGAAGTGCGTGCGCTGATCGGCCGGCCGCAGCCAGTCGAGCACGAGCACGAGGAGCATGACGAGGCCGGCCGCGCCGACGACGAGGACGAGCCGCTTGATCGAGAGGCGGATCCCGGCGGCGGCGAGCGTGAACACGGCGAGCCCGATGATGAGCGTCGGCACCGAGCCGAACTTCGTGCCCAGGCCCGGCGTGGCGAGGAGGACGCAGGCGGCGAGCACGATGGTCACGACGGCCGCGAGCCGCGCCCAGCGGTTGGGGATCGCCCGGCACACGGCGACGAGGACGAGCACGAGAGCGGTGCAGAACAGCGCGAGGGCGGAGTTGCCGATGCCATAGAACCGGGACGCGATGAGGAGCGGCTCGCCGAGCAGCGTCGACATCTGGAGCGGCGAGCCGGCGATGACGTCGCCGGCGAGGACGAGCACGGTCGCCGTCGCGACGACGGTGAGCGGTCCGAGCGGGTCCCGGCGCCAGGGGCCGAGCAGCCCGAGGAGCGTGAGGGCGAGGGCCCAGCCGCAGAGCGCGGCGAGCATCGCGACGTCCGGGCTCGTCGACCGCTCCCACGGGACGAGGTTGACGAGGAACGTCGACACCGGGAGCGCGGCGAAGAAGAGGCCGAGCCCCCGCAGCGGGCCGCGCACCCGGCTCATGTCGCGCCGCCCCATCACCACGGCGATCCCGAGGAGGACGGCGATGACCGAGGCCGTGACCGGGAAGAACCACGCCGACAGCGCGGCCTGGGTGGCGACCGCCACCTGGCGATCGAGCATCTGCCGGTATCGGACCTCGGTGTCCGCCGCCGCCTCGGTCTCGACCATCGGGGCGCCGGCGAAGTTCTCCTCGACGCCGGTGGGCATCGACCTGAGCAGAGTGGGGAGGACATCGGTGGTCTGCACGAGACCGGGCTGCTGGGTCGAGGAGGAGGTGAGGACTCCCGCGGAGTGGAACGGGCCCACCGCGGCGGAGAACTGCATCGCGCTCGACTCCGGCATCGTCGTGCCGGCCGTCGGCATCCTCTTCATCATCCCCGCGTTCGCCCACCTCGTCGGCCCGGCCCCGATCCGGTCGTCGAGCTCGGTGAGCGAGTACCCGGGCTCGCGGGTGTTGCCGAGGTCGACGAGGGACAGGTCGTGGTCGGCGGCGGATTCCGCGATCTGGGCGCCGAGGTCGTCCTCGACGGGGGCGTAGGAGCGCACGCGGCCCTCGGGGGTGGCGGCCGCGATCGCCGCTCCCGGTCCGATCGCGTGCACGGCGTCGGCGGGCAGCCCGCCGAGCAGGCCGAGCGGAGCGTCGTAGTTGTCGCCCTCGGCCTGGAGACGGTACACCGCCCAGTCGGGAACCCAGGACTCGATCGGTTCGGCCGGCGTGCGGCACACGCGGCGCGGTTCGTCCGCCGCCCGCCGCCCGGAGCCCACTGCCAGCCAGCCGTCGACCGGGCAGCTCGTCGCCCGCACGCTGCGCGGGGTCATCGTGCCGATGGCGCCGTCCTCGACGAGCGACCACAGGTGCGGGGTGAGGTACGGGTCGAGGTCCTCGAACGTCAGCCCGCTCACCCCGACGAACACCGTCGGGCCCGCGATCACCGGGGTGATCGCCCGGGCGGGCGGCGCTGCCGGCCCCTGACCGGACGGCACCGGCGGCAGGCCGGCGACGAGCAGGCACGCGGCGAGAAGTGCGAGGAGGGCGCTGCGGATCATCGGCGGCCGCCGGGGGTGCGGGGGCCGGGAGCTCCGGATTCCGGGTGCGCACCTGCGTCGGATTCCGGGAGCGCACCCGCGTCGGACGCATGGCTCGACCCGGCGGCGGCCTCGGCCGCGGACCGCACGCGCGAACCGGACCTCTGTTCCGCGCGGTCCAGGGACGCCTCGGGAGCAGTCGCCGAGGCCTCGGCCGCGGTCCCGGGTGCGTGTGCCCCTCCGACACCGGCCAGTCCTTCCTGCTCGGCCGCGGGATCGGTCGCGGGGCCGACCGTCGTCCCGGTCCGGCCCCGGGGACCGGCGTCGGCTTCCGGGATGCGCTGGGGCACCGTGTCGGCCGAGAGTGCGAGGAGGAGCGGGACCGCCATCATCGCGCCGGTGGCCGGCACGGCGATGCCCGAATCGGTGATCGCTCCGCCGACTGCGAGGCCGACGGCGACGGCGAGGAATCCGGCGTGGAGGGCGCGGTCCTCGAACAGCGCGGGCAGCCGTCCCGCCCACGGCCGGGTGAAGCGGGCGGTCGGGGAGAAG
This window harbors:
- a CDS encoding glycosyltransferase family 4 protein — its product is MRVAIAAESFLPQMNGVTHSLLRVLDHLAERGDEVLVISPGSRHDRPHEVAGARVVRVPSFAMPKYRKVRVAPGGVARIRRLLEDFDPDVVHLASPFVLGWRAALACQDLGLPSVAVYQTEVPAYAARYGMRGIEAMLWSHVRNIHQHSSLTLAPSTYTVAQLEAQGVADVRLWARGVDSTRFDPTRRSEEWRRRIAPHGERIVGFVGRLAAEKQVEDLRALAGLPGIRLVIVGEGPQRRRLEQLLPAAHFTGFLGGDALAQAVAGFDVMVSPGELETFCQTIQEAMASAVPVIAPARGGPLDLVDSSRTGWLYRPGDLAAMRDHVRDLTGDESKRLAFGATARATVLGRTWKSVCSQLVGHYAHAIENPAPQVIGRSYSGAPRWAQERVG
- the truA gene encoding tRNA pseudouridine(38-40) synthase TruA, producing the protein MTRFRVELGYRGTGFHGWATQPGLRTVQGSLEAALATVCGEPVRTVVAGRTDAGVHARRQTVHLDLTDPALVRLRGRSDRPTGVALASRLRGALRHLDCPDIVVHTAAEVPADFDARFAATWRAYTYRLADDRSFHDPLALDTTVAHRGTLDEAAMARAAAELLGLHDFLPFCRPRPDATTVRTLLALDLARDSDGVIVIGLRADAFCHHMVRALVGGLVKVGSGSWPETRPAELLARADAGQTDLGPMFVMPPHGLVLEEVGYPPAEEWAARTERTRARRT
- a CDS encoding energy-coupling factor transporter transmembrane component T family protein, encoding MRRRQQFLGRYLPGDGWLHRTPAGAKFAGLAVLSLVVLLVRSPGVSLTALGLVVLLGASARIQLRELVSPVRRVWLIIAFIVVFHLVFSDPWSALRVVSTILACILAAGLLMLTTPVTGLLAVFSALARRLRLVGIDPDRVALTAALMVRSLPYLADLTAVTGDSARARGLERNLRARTVPVILGAVKYATDTGRALDARGLGDPDALRP
- a CDS encoding bifunctional metallophosphatase/5'-nucleotidase, with the protein product MTRRITARLAVGTAAAAGLVLPLGAVPVLAEAPAGTQIQLLGITDFHGRLDSTGANVASVVERERAAHADIGTALLSTGDNIGASTYESSSQQDTPTLEFLNAIGLDATATGNHEYDRGIDDLTGRVSDTADFPHLAANVYTEGTQDVAPGLESHTMLDVEGVRVAVIGVVTEDTESLVSPDGIAGLDFGDPTAAVDRVAGELEELPEAERPDLTVVQAHLGPSDTSSLDAAVASNSEFGTLATEGHESVDAMFFGHSHTDFAFEAPVPGTERTRPLLQSGYYGEAVGQLVLTSTGDGTWTVDTQEILPTEDVTHDSPVVDEAQRIIDEAVAKSEEIGSEVAGTITEDITRAFTDEGREDRGAESTLGNLVADALAQGTGYSQLAPADFGITNPGGLRTDLKCDDQFGSEERCEVTVGELNQVLPFANDHGVVTLTGSDVIGLFEEQWQPEGASRPFLHLGISDELDVVYDSEAARGERVLSVLVDGEEIDPNAEYRVATLSFLAAGGDNFTSFANGTFEQSGLTDFELWERYFNENSPIGPDTDERQADAALDIVHNGTAEVGISYSDDDSGEYVIESTNTEAVEGPFLITLSLPEGVTADFGERAGEQPNTALVTELPAGAEIPFSLSGGEPGEHTFTARITADPGSEWWDDNPMPLVHSAEAAYRVTEDDAPGDDDNGGDDGNDDGGNDDGSESPQPSDPAPGPGGDDDRGDGGNGGDDSRGGQDDDGRDDRAGGPLPRTGSEIAGALAAALVLLIAGAAAVVAVRRRTAQ